The nucleotide window GGGTAAAAATGAACCCAAAACCTTGATTTGGGACAAATCTATTCGTTTTGAGTGGAACGAGCTATTGTGAAATTTagaattattaacaatttaaaaaaacataataaattataacaaatacaataaaattattcgttattcgaaaatggtcacTTTTAATTATTCGTtagaagttgtttttaaattattcgaataattcttcGTTCGATTTATCGAACTATATTCGAATGGATACCCAAgtatatattaataataatcagatgtctaatatatttaaaattccacaaaaaatgtATGTGTACTAACCGCTTGCGTCCAGCCAGCAAAGGGACCATAGACTTCGCGAAAATGTACAGCGATTTCCTCATAAATTTTAGGCGTCACAGCTTTAACACCAGCCAATCGTGGTATATAAACAGATTGTGCGATTTTAAAGATGTGAGTGTCGATCGGTACTGACTCCAAATGACCAAGGGACATCAAACATATACAATCGGCCACTTTAAAACCAATACCTGGAAGTTTTACCAATTCTTGACGTGCTTCTTGGTAGGGAAGAGAACGTAATTGTTCAAACCATGCCATGCCGCCAAATTCGTTTATTTTTGCTACAGACTGAGCAATAAATTTTGCGCGGTATCCAAATTTTGCTGCACGTAATCGGGATTCTAACTGTCGTATGATAAATTGATTAAAAGCTTTAGTAAAATAATAGTAGcagtattaatttttaaattgtttaaacaagtAATAAATAACGAATAACAAATGCTAAATTGACTgtctgtttttttctaaaacataaGGTATTTGTTTTAGGAacagagaaatatacatagagtggaaactctgggaacaaatcaagatccccgtatcaatttatattttcataattattcttctgttaatattcatattttctgtatataaactctggggtgtatcgaacACCAGCTTCGCTAAAATCGAGAAATAGAACATTTCTCATATActattgactttaaattcctataactgttaaactaagagagagcatgcaaaaatgttaacgtttttGTGCTTCTGATTATGAGGGCTATcaaccccaaaaaaaaattataaaaattcaagctgtttcgctgatcttgatttatgccaacaattgttttgaaaaacGAATAGTTCAtctgttgttttcaatataaaatacgaaacaaAATGTTAGTTCGCATTTAGAGATACAGGCAAACTTTCTTACCTCATTCTGTGCCTTAACAAAAGAATCTAAATTAGGAAAACTGTATACATCGCTTGATTGGAAGTTACCAATTTTTTCTCCATAATTCATACACAGCCATTGAATCATAGTTGATATTCTGAAAtggtaatgaaattttattatatatatatttttttaagtacacgTAAGGTATTTATTCACCTTTTAATATGATTGTTTTGGCTACAGATAAAAGATATTACATTTTCCAATGGTTCCTGGTCCAATACACGTACTGCTTTCATATGAGGAGCCAGCTTATCGAAATGAGGATGCGACTTTCGCCATTGTTTAACTTGTGCAGATAGATCAAAATCTAAACGTAGGTATCGTTGAAGcattttattgtaaaactctTTGTTCCGATTTTCCGAGGATACACCTGTATGAACTTTGTAAAATAAACGCTGTTCATCTTGTTTCAATATCCAGTACGCACCAAAAGCCACACCTCGCCATTCGCATTCCCCATTACTAACTTGTTTTTCccatctatttttaatatttttaaattaagtatCTTTGACCAACAAGACAatctatgtacatatgtatatttacctaAAACTTTGTCCTCCCAGCAAAGTTAAATCTAGATTAAGTTCTTTTGCATTTACTTTAATCGTTCCTTGAGTTGTCATTTTTAATCCTCTTTTAACTGTAAAATAATTCACTAAgctattagtttttaaattaaaaatagtgaaCATTTAAACATGTTAAgcgccaaaaaaaatatttttttaataatacatcTGATACAGCTGTTGAAACTTATCACCAGTGTTGTGAAACATCTAATATATTTAAAGCTATTGGATTCTTGTGTGTTTGCTGTCAAACAACTCCATAtgaagacattttttgaaaaagtccTCTGTCTTAATTGAAACATTCTGCTAAAATGGTAGTTTCGGAAATAATAAATAGTTATGGTCTAGGATCAGTGTTGTCAGTATTTTTTTAGTCCACAACCGtagttaatatttatgtatcCGCAAAACTTTCCATccaacataaatttatatattaattagggtattcaatcgattaaccgttaatcggttaaccgattaattttgtacggttaactgttcgaataatttgaaattgccgattttcaaataacaaataaaccgattaatttgtgtcgattaaccgattaaccgaaattccttttttttgtatttatttttccgtttcaattcaaatacaaatttcaaattaaaattagatatcttttgaacatccaataaacatgattagtgagtatgtataacaactgacatatttacatgtatagacgaaacttttttttgaaatgagtcttttatcataactaaacgaaactattaaattaatcaaaatctaaaacaatccaaaaaggaatattctttatcatgcttttgatttctccaacatatacaatcagcgagagagttttttttccaagaaaagttttattaaatctaaagaaaaaatcgtttaaattatattctttttataaaacattatttcagaagatctcactaaaaccctaaaaaactgcaacaacgtcataattcaaaaaagtcgtttcgagaaaaacgtttttgaatatattatgacattttactatttcttaaataaattttcaacaaatcatgcgatttcagaaatataaatagtagatgttaatatctttctaatcaaaaatgatctcaaatgccttatttgctgttttttatatttttgtacacaaaattcgttgttttattttcaatttaaaatgaaaatagaaattattcggttaatcgaataattttaaattaaccgattattaaccgaataaatctaaacctcgattaattatttgctcgattaaccgattaaaccagaaacccgattaattgaataccctagtattaaTACATAAATTTGGTAAAAGTTGGTTGTCCTAAATTATATCTAATTTTCAAACTCTtacctagcgtttacacatgcaagtaacattTGCAAAAACTAAACACATTCATATATGAAAGTATACTTTTGTAAATTTACACATTCATAGTGATTGCGTTAGTGCAAACTTATAAATGTGTTCAATTACTTGCACTGTTACTTACATGTGTAAACGCCAGGTTATGTGGGAAGTTTACGTTGAGAGTTTGTCTGACAACTTTCAAACTTCCAACCTGAGAAAATTCGTAGACATTTAATTACCCCTGtatatacttgacaaatattcatcatagcaataaatgacatttgttgtcaagacaaagttgtctaagcaaaagcactaacaattttatcataaccccctgtctatacttgacaaatattcatcataacaataaatgacatttgttgtcaagacaaagttgtctaagcaatagcactaacaattttatcataacgaagcaataatactaataaataagGACTAtacctgaaatttttttatttagataaccattttgaagtttatcatggtaaaaaattatcaggtataaccaggggttaacgaagcaataatactgaTCATTTTTTATCTAGGCAACCactttgaagtttatcatgataaaaaattatcattctgAAACCATAGTTTTCGGAATGGAGCAAATTCCGCAATAAAGAACCCAGCGTTTATGGCGGTTTTTTTTACCATTTGGCATCACGGTTGTCGTtctttaccccctgtctatacttgataaatttttatcatgataaacgtcaaaatggttgtcaagataaaaaattatcaggtatcagtctccatttattagtattattgctccgttatgacaaaattgttagtgcttttgctaagacaattttgtcttgacaacaaatgtcatttattgttatgataaatatttgtcaagtatagacaggggattATGAACGCCAATTTCGAAGAAGAAGAATAACCAGAGGGTTACCAACACTAGACAAAACACTATTGTGAATTATGCATATtctttatgaatatgttatcaACCCACATTGAATGTATTGTTTACTTTAAAcagatacaaacaaaataaacagatGATATTTACTGCAAATTCCTTTTTCCATATTCAGCTTAGTTTATAAATATTAGGCTTGTAATTATTATATTCATTAAGtaataaaaagttcaaaataataaataacaatgcCACGACAATTATGGGGCGAATTTGTTGAAGAAGAT belongs to Calliphora vicina chromosome 4, idCalVici1.1, whole genome shotgun sequence and includes:
- the Ogg1 gene encoding N-glycosylase/DNA lyase, giving the protein MFTIFNLKTNSLVNYFTVKRGLKMTTQGTIKVNAKELNLDLTLLGGQSFRWEKQVSNGECEWRGVAFGAYWILKQDEQRLFYKVHTGVSSENRNKEFYNKMLQRYLRLDFDLSAQVKQWRKSHPHFDKLAPHMKAVRVLDQEPLENVISFICSQNNHIKRISTMIQWLCMNYGEKIGNFQSSDVYSFPNLDSFVKAQNELESRLRAAKFGYRAKFIAQSVAKINEFGGMAWFEQLRSLPYQEARQELVKLPGIGFKVADCICLMSLGHLESVPIDTHIFKIAQSVYIPRLAGVKAVTPKIYEEIAVHFREVYGPFAGWTQAVLFCSELQQFQSDNDKEPLSPTKKKRCK